The following are encoded together in the Oncorhynchus gorbuscha isolate QuinsamMale2020 ecotype Even-year linkage group LG03, OgorEven_v1.0, whole genome shotgun sequence genome:
- the LOC124031812 gene encoding polycomb group protein ASXL1-like isoform X1 encodes MKDKQKRKKERTWAEAARMVLENFSDAPMTPKQILHVIQTKGLKEMRSGTAPLACLVTMLHSQVRGDRVKNSIFFKLPGRMSLFTLKKNALQWTKSSTEAETADTTTQATASTATAGPTEGGEQESCDSMETIAASGENDGVYGHIYSSVDESSSSASCSTEPQTRLSRSGVSGQVRSEAQAQTRLSRSRQSGRQRKKAVMMPRVVLTPLKVNGDHVPSGAAGRRREGSRGGPGPTLRARPELASWKRPQHFKSIRGHHSGPMKRSRGGVEVDFETPGSILVNTNIRALINMRTFSAFPAQYQQQLLQLLPEVDRQVGPDGLARLSNSALNNEFFTHASQSWKERLAEGEFTHEMQVRFRQEMEKEKKVEAWKEKFFEEYHGQKSGLTREESLKLTMSEEADAAASVLESEVASVAAGTPKRRGVGRRRRDGRMRRRTRADMRRRARRTLCKTNSPAMQTPEQPEGTLTLDAVASVSAPSPVPEATMVQGEVVLQAESGLETPAQSASLEPTPCPSPVPTLLSVTVPEPEPEPTPTPSPSPASVSAIDEPEVTDRLLPEELAPAIASTSPSSSSSSSSSSSSPSSSPSSTSERQGAFTAGLDSSSSSSSSSTAAATADPLDDGASVVTSVTGGTATSSQESSPAASPTPTAATSTQTKEQKRRPDETQAFSSFPEKRPRIEDRQSFRTTIDGVHTEKPQPTAEEPKVPPIRIQLSRIKPPWVKGPTTYQICPRIVPPGEGLRRTGTGARTLADIKARAQQARAQREAAAAVAATGDGPGPGGGRAGSGLPDRSSGRRTREHPGPVEPGGGGGAGGVEEQGSPAGSHPPGTQLQLSNVEPSSTPTPHTAASSPSLSTSSNPSLSSSEPPQTPTPPLPAQEERLGELSGEEGATLTPPPVKCTTNGLSDKAVLLKPETVSSHLQGQSEGADCDRTTTQSGPLAPTSIPDSLPRFGAQGVDVIRSLAGTEQARGGGGGVIQHGSHHVGPQENPPTPAREGRIQGERQQSEPPGRERETASLPRLPPSVREDDAGHHSDSTETASDCENESQEEEPHLSTWRHHLPAQRNGNIQHLQRLSQKAHGQPVICSPPSQQNQQPVIQAHVSNQHGQTVIQPCFPNGLPSQSLMQPGQNPQQPGRTPHPDQQAIAAPHPKAQRGHKTDAIEDYKASSRCLADEDCRLGLNPSPAASCKRLPSSVRPVSTVEANNPLVTQLLQGSLPLEKVLPQTHSASKLEINRLPEGLQSGPQSQLSRQQQTRNPGTRFRGPPESGTMESLVPELSSQNQQKSPAGRGGSPGAGRSFASSPPGTVPSRMACLLEEASSRATAMQQYLSQQPAGAVPPGAVPVITSLSSSSSSSRRNSQESAVIRESPERHHNFTQPRATPDAPSPPHSNLGLSDVVPTVKINWHPSKPHPPHQQQLSPVKSEVTSRPSCQTLAKTSPSGPMAGGGPGVVVTKKEAVNSMDGYLTGGGIGGGGAMEGLLNMEMSLARMAKKEAQSKAQYSSSSPSSLPFQLYGKLPKQGGVASPGFSYTANVSVVDGSGFSRSIADGVLQLRQRHSASQSATLSIQAFADSAAEEVALKCSCRLKAMIMCQGCGAFCHDDCIGPSKLCVSCLVVR; translated from the exons GATTGCGGCCAGCGGAGAGAATGACGGTGTTTATGGTCACATCTACT cgTCAGTAGATGAGAGCTCATCCAGTGCGTCCTGCTCCACAGAGCCCCAGACCAGGCTGAGTAGGTCTGGAGTCTCCGGACAGGTGCGCTCCGAGGCCCAGGCACAGACCCGACTAAGCCGATCCAGACAG TCGGGCAGACAGAGGAAGAAGGCTGTGATGATGCCGCGCGTGGTCCTCACTCCACTCAAGGTCAATGGTGACCACGTCCCATCAG GAGCAGCGGGGAGGCGCAGGGAAGGCTCTAGGGGGGGTCCAGGCCCCACGCTCCGTGCCCGTCCTGAACTGGCTAGCTGGAAACGCCCCCAGCACTTCAAGAGCATTCGTGGCCACCACTCAG GGCCCATGAAGAGGAGCCgaggtggggtggaggtggacttTGAGACGCCTGGCTCAATCCTGGTCAACACAAACATCAGGGCACTCATCAACATGCGTACCTTCTCTGCCTTCCCAGCGCAGTACCAACAGCAACTCCTGCAGCTCCTCCCTGAAGTCGACCGCCAG GTGGGACCTGACGGTCTGGCTCGCCTCAGTAACTCTGCTCTCAACAATGAATTCTTCACTCACGCCTCCCAGAGCTGGAAGGAAAGGCTCGCTGAGG GGGAGTTCACCCACGAGATGCAGGTGCGATTTCGccaggagatggagaaagagaagaaagtggAGGCATGGAAGGAGAAGTTCTTTGAGGAGTACCACGGTCAAAA GTCTGGCCTGACCCGGGAAGAGTCTCTGAAGTTGACAATGAGTGAAGAGGCCGATGCTGCCGCCAGCGTCCTGGAGAGTGAGGTGGCATCTGTGGCTGCAGGAACGCCCAAGCGCCGTGGTGTGGGCAGGCGGCGGCGGGACGGCAGGATGAGACGGCGAACGCGTGCAGACATGAGACGCAGGGCGCGGCGCACCCTCTGCAAGACCAACTCCCCCGCCATGCAGACCCCCGAGCAGCCGGAGGGCACACTCACTCTAGACGCTGTTGCCTCTGTCTCTGCGCCCTCGCCCGTCCCAGAGGCCACCATGGTGCAGGGAGAGGTGGTGCTACAGGCCGAATCTGGACTGGAGACCCCGGCCCAGTCTGCCTCCCTAGAGCCCACGCCCTGCCCTTCCCCTGTCCCCACGCTCCTGTCTGTGACCGTGCCTGAGCCTGAACCTGAGCCTACCCCgacccccagccccagccctgcATCCGTCAGTGCCATTGACGAGCCTGAAGTCACTGACCGCCTGCTCCCCGAAGAGCTTGCACCTGCCATCGCctcaacctctccctcctcctcgtcctcctcctcctcctcgtcctcctccccttcctcctctccctcctcaacctCAGAGAGGCAGGGGGCGTTCACCGCCGGCTTGgactcttcttcctcttcctcctcctcctccacggcCGCCGCCACTGCCGATCCACTAGACGATGGGGCCTCTGTGGTCACCTCGGTCACGGGGGGAACGGCCACCAGCAGCCAGGAGAGCAGCCCTGCAGCCAGCCCCACCCCCACTGCCGCCACCTCCACCCAGACCAAGGAGCAGAAGAGGAGGCCAGACGAGACCCAGGCCTTCTCCAGCTTCCCCGAGAAGAGGCCGCGAATAGAAGATCGTCAGTCCTTTCGTACCACAATCGACGGGGTCCACACGGAAAAGCCGCAGCCGACAGCAGAGGAGCCCAAGGTCCCACCTATCCGG ATTCAACTCTCCAGAATCAAACCGCCCTGGGTCAAAGGGCCGACAACCTACCAGATCTGTCCCCGCATCGTGCCCCCCGGCGAGGGCTTGCGGCGCACGGGGACGGGGGCGCGCACCCTGGCGGACATCAAAGCTCGCGCCCAGCAGGCCCGGGCCCAGCGCGAGGCCGCTGCTGCTGTTGCAGCCACTGGGGACGGGCCAGGGCCCGGCGGGGGCAGGGCTGGTTCTGGGCTACCGGATCGCAGCAGTGGAAGACGAACTCGAGAGCACCCAGGACCCGTCGAGcccggaggaggaggaggagcaggaggcgtGGAGGAGCAGGGATCGCCTGCGGGCTCTCATCCGCCTGGAACACAACTACAGCTGTCCAATGTAGagccctcctctacccccaccccccacacagctgcctcatccccctccctgtctacctcttccaacccctccctgtcctcttcaGAGCCCCCGCAGACCCCCACTCCACCCCTACCCGCCCAGGAGGAGCGGCTGGGGGAGCTGAGTGGGGAGGAAGGGGctacactaacaccaccaccagtCAAATGCACCACCAACGGACTCTCGGACAAGGCAGTGCTGCTGAAGCCTGAGACTGTGTCCAGCCACCTCCAAGGGCAAAGCGAGGGGGCCGACTgtgacaggacaacaacccaaagcgGTCCCTTGGCACCCACCTCCATCCCAGATTCTCTGCCCAGGTTCGGGGCCCAGGGAGTGGATGTGATCAGGTCCCTGGCCGGCACCGAGCAGgccagggggggaggagggggtgtcaTCCAGCATGGTTCCCACCACGTGGGTCCACAGGAGAACCCCCCCACCCCGGCTAGAGAGGGCCGCATCCAGGGCGAAAGGCAGCAGTCGGAGCCcccggggagggagagagagacagcctctctccctcgtctcccaCCCTCAGTCAGAGAGGACGACGCAGGGCATCACAGCGACTCCACGGAGACGGCCTCCGACTGTGAGAACGAGAGCCAGGAGGAGGAGCCCCACCTGAGCACATGGCGCCACCACCTGCCCGCTCAGCGCAACGGCAACATCCAGCACCTCCAAAGGCTGTCTCAGAAGGCCCATGGCCAGCCTGTGATCTGCAGTCCCCCTTCACAGCAGAACCAGCAGCCTGTCATCCAGGCCCATGTGTCCAACCAGCACGGCCAGACGGTCATCCAGCCCTGCTTCCCCAACGGCCTGCCCAGCCAGAGTCTCATGCAGCCGGGACAAAATCCGCAGCAGCCTGGACGCACTCCCCACCCAGACCAACAAGCTATCGCTGCGCCACACCCCAAAGCCCAGAGGGGGCACAAAACAGACGCCATCGAAGACTACAAAGCATCTAGCCGTTGCTTGGCTGATGAGGACTGTAGGTTGGGGCTGAATCCCTCTCCCGCCGCTAGCTGCAAGAGGCTCCCTAGTTCAGTCCGGCCTGTGTCTACAGTGGAGGCCAACAACCCTCTGGTCACCCAGCTGCTCCAAGGCAGCCTCCCGCTGGAGAAAGTCCTGCCGCAGACGCACTCGGCTAGCAAGCTGGAGATCAACCGCCTGCCAGAGGGGCTTCAGTCAGGCCCCCAGTCCCAGCTCAGCCGGCAGCAGCAGACCAGGAACCCAGGCACTCGCTTCAGGGGCCCCCCAGAGTCGGGTACGATGGAGTCGCTGGTCCCTGAGTTGTCCTCACAGAACCAGCAGAAGTCCCCTGCTGGCCGAGGAGGCTCCCCTGGAGCAGGCAGGAGCTTTGCGTCCTCTCCCCCAGGCACAGTACCCTCCCGCATGGCCTGCCTGCTGGAGGAGGCCTCCTCTCGGGCCACGGCCATGCAGCAGTATCTCTCCCAGCAGCCAGCTGGTGCCGTTCCCCCCGGGGCCGTGCCCGTCATTACTTCCCTCTCTTCTTCGTCCTCTTCCTCCAGACGCAACTCCCAGGAGTCGGCCGTCATCAGAGAGTCTCCGGAGAGGCACCACAACTTCACCCAGCCGCGGGCCACCCCGGACGCCCCATCGCCCCCGCACAGCAACCTCGGCCTCTCTGACGTGGTCCCCACCGTCAAGATCAACTGGCACCCTTCCAAACCCCACCCCCCACACCAACAGCAGCTTTCGCCCGTGAAGAGCGAGGTCACCTCCCGGCCCTCTTGCCAAACTCTTGCCAAAACCTCCCCCTCTGGCCCCATGGCAGGCGGCGGGCCAGGTGTGGTGGTCACCAAAAAGGAGGCAGTGAACTCTATGGACGGTTACCTGACTggaggagggataggaggaggtgGGGCTATGGAAGGACTGCTGAACATGGAGATGTCCTTAGCCCGCATGGCTAAGAAGGAGGCGCAGAGCAAAGCTCAGTACTCCtcatcttccccctcctccctcccttttcaGCTCTACGGAAAGCTGCCTAAGCAGGGTGGTGTGGCGTCGCCCGGTTTCAGCTACACTGCCAACGTGTCTGTGGTGGACGGCAGCGGCTTCTCGAGGAGCATCGCTGACGGCGTCCTGCAGCTGCGTCAGCGCCACAGCGCTAGCCAGAGCGCCACACTCAGCATTCAGGCGTTCGCCGACAGCGCCGCTGAGGAAGTGGCCCTCAAGTGCTCGTGCCGCCTCAAGGCCATGATCATGTGCCAGGGCTGCGGGGCCTTCTGCCACGACGACTGCATCGGCCCCTCCAAACTGTGTGTCTCCTGTCTGGTGGTCAGATAG
- the LOC124031812 gene encoding polycomb group protein ASXL1-like isoform X4, with amino-acid sequence MKDKQKRKKERTWAEAARMVLENFSDAPMTPKQILHVIQTKGLKEMRSGTAPLACLVTMLHSQVRGDRVKNSIFFKLPGRMSLFTLKKNALQWTKSSTEAETADTTTQATASTATAGPTEGGEQESCDSMETIAASGENDGVYGHIYSSVDESSSSASCSTEPQTRLSRSGVSGQVRSEAQAQTRLSRSRQSGRQRKKAVMMPRVVLTPLKVNGDHVPSGPMKRSRGGVEVDFETPGSILVNTNIRALINMRTFSAFPAQYQQQLLQLLPEVDRQVGPDGLARLSNSALNNEFFTHASQSWKERLAEGEFTHEMQVRFRQEMEKEKKVEAWKEKFFEEYHGQKSGLTREESLKLTMSEEADAAASVLESEVASVAAGTPKRRGVGRRRRDGRMRRRTRADMRRRARRTLCKTNSPAMQTPEQPEGTLTLDAVASVSAPSPVPEATMVQGEVVLQAESGLETPAQSASLEPTPCPSPVPTLLSVTVPEPEPEPTPTPSPSPASVSAIDEPEVTDRLLPEELAPAIASTSPSSSSSSSSSSSSPSSSPSSTSERQGAFTAGLDSSSSSSSSSTAAATADPLDDGASVVTSVTGGTATSSQESSPAASPTPTAATSTQTKEQKRRPDETQAFSSFPEKRPRIEDRQSFRTTIDGVHTEKPQPTAEEPKVPPIRIQLSRIKPPWVKGPTTYQICPRIVPPGEGLRRTGTGARTLADIKARAQQARAQREAAAAVAATGDGPGPGGGRAGSGLPDRSSGRRTREHPGPVEPGGGGGAGGVEEQGSPAGSHPPGTQLQLSNVEPSSTPTPHTAASSPSLSTSSNPSLSSSEPPQTPTPPLPAQEERLGELSGEEGATLTPPPVKCTTNGLSDKAVLLKPETVSSHLQGQSEGADCDRTTTQSGPLAPTSIPDSLPRFGAQGVDVIRSLAGTEQARGGGGGVIQHGSHHVGPQENPPTPAREGRIQGERQQSEPPGRERETASLPRLPPSVREDDAGHHSDSTETASDCENESQEEEPHLSTWRHHLPAQRNGNIQHLQRLSQKAHGQPVICSPPSQQNQQPVIQAHVSNQHGQTVIQPCFPNGLPSQSLMQPGQNPQQPGRTPHPDQQAIAAPHPKAQRGHKTDAIEDYKASSRCLADEDCRLGLNPSPAASCKRLPSSVRPVSTVEANNPLVTQLLQGSLPLEKVLPQTHSASKLEINRLPEGLQSGPQSQLSRQQQTRNPGTRFRGPPESGTMESLVPELSSQNQQKSPAGRGGSPGAGRSFASSPPGTVPSRMACLLEEASSRATAMQQYLSQQPAGAVPPGAVPVITSLSSSSSSSRRNSQESAVIRESPERHHNFTQPRATPDAPSPPHSNLGLSDVVPTVKINWHPSKPHPPHQQQLSPVKSEVTSRPSCQTLAKTSPSGPMAGGGPGVVVTKKEAVNSMDGYLTGGGIGGGGAMEGLLNMEMSLARMAKKEAQSKAQYSSSSPSSLPFQLYGKLPKQGGVASPGFSYTANVSVVDGSGFSRSIADGVLQLRQRHSASQSATLSIQAFADSAAEEVALKCSCRLKAMIMCQGCGAFCHDDCIGPSKLCVSCLVVR; translated from the exons GATTGCGGCCAGCGGAGAGAATGACGGTGTTTATGGTCACATCTACT cgTCAGTAGATGAGAGCTCATCCAGTGCGTCCTGCTCCACAGAGCCCCAGACCAGGCTGAGTAGGTCTGGAGTCTCCGGACAGGTGCGCTCCGAGGCCCAGGCACAGACCCGACTAAGCCGATCCAGACAG TCGGGCAGACAGAGGAAGAAGGCTGTGATGATGCCGCGCGTGGTCCTCACTCCACTCAAGGTCAATGGTGACCACGTCCCATCAG GGCCCATGAAGAGGAGCCgaggtggggtggaggtggacttTGAGACGCCTGGCTCAATCCTGGTCAACACAAACATCAGGGCACTCATCAACATGCGTACCTTCTCTGCCTTCCCAGCGCAGTACCAACAGCAACTCCTGCAGCTCCTCCCTGAAGTCGACCGCCAG GTGGGACCTGACGGTCTGGCTCGCCTCAGTAACTCTGCTCTCAACAATGAATTCTTCACTCACGCCTCCCAGAGCTGGAAGGAAAGGCTCGCTGAGG GGGAGTTCACCCACGAGATGCAGGTGCGATTTCGccaggagatggagaaagagaagaaagtggAGGCATGGAAGGAGAAGTTCTTTGAGGAGTACCACGGTCAAAA GTCTGGCCTGACCCGGGAAGAGTCTCTGAAGTTGACAATGAGTGAAGAGGCCGATGCTGCCGCCAGCGTCCTGGAGAGTGAGGTGGCATCTGTGGCTGCAGGAACGCCCAAGCGCCGTGGTGTGGGCAGGCGGCGGCGGGACGGCAGGATGAGACGGCGAACGCGTGCAGACATGAGACGCAGGGCGCGGCGCACCCTCTGCAAGACCAACTCCCCCGCCATGCAGACCCCCGAGCAGCCGGAGGGCACACTCACTCTAGACGCTGTTGCCTCTGTCTCTGCGCCCTCGCCCGTCCCAGAGGCCACCATGGTGCAGGGAGAGGTGGTGCTACAGGCCGAATCTGGACTGGAGACCCCGGCCCAGTCTGCCTCCCTAGAGCCCACGCCCTGCCCTTCCCCTGTCCCCACGCTCCTGTCTGTGACCGTGCCTGAGCCTGAACCTGAGCCTACCCCgacccccagccccagccctgcATCCGTCAGTGCCATTGACGAGCCTGAAGTCACTGACCGCCTGCTCCCCGAAGAGCTTGCACCTGCCATCGCctcaacctctccctcctcctcgtcctcctcctcctcctcgtcctcctccccttcctcctctccctcctcaacctCAGAGAGGCAGGGGGCGTTCACCGCCGGCTTGgactcttcttcctcttcctcctcctcctccacggcCGCCGCCACTGCCGATCCACTAGACGATGGGGCCTCTGTGGTCACCTCGGTCACGGGGGGAACGGCCACCAGCAGCCAGGAGAGCAGCCCTGCAGCCAGCCCCACCCCCACTGCCGCCACCTCCACCCAGACCAAGGAGCAGAAGAGGAGGCCAGACGAGACCCAGGCCTTCTCCAGCTTCCCCGAGAAGAGGCCGCGAATAGAAGATCGTCAGTCCTTTCGTACCACAATCGACGGGGTCCACACGGAAAAGCCGCAGCCGACAGCAGAGGAGCCCAAGGTCCCACCTATCCGG ATTCAACTCTCCAGAATCAAACCGCCCTGGGTCAAAGGGCCGACAACCTACCAGATCTGTCCCCGCATCGTGCCCCCCGGCGAGGGCTTGCGGCGCACGGGGACGGGGGCGCGCACCCTGGCGGACATCAAAGCTCGCGCCCAGCAGGCCCGGGCCCAGCGCGAGGCCGCTGCTGCTGTTGCAGCCACTGGGGACGGGCCAGGGCCCGGCGGGGGCAGGGCTGGTTCTGGGCTACCGGATCGCAGCAGTGGAAGACGAACTCGAGAGCACCCAGGACCCGTCGAGcccggaggaggaggaggagcaggaggcgtGGAGGAGCAGGGATCGCCTGCGGGCTCTCATCCGCCTGGAACACAACTACAGCTGTCCAATGTAGagccctcctctacccccaccccccacacagctgcctcatccccctccctgtctacctcttccaacccctccctgtcctcttcaGAGCCCCCGCAGACCCCCACTCCACCCCTACCCGCCCAGGAGGAGCGGCTGGGGGAGCTGAGTGGGGAGGAAGGGGctacactaacaccaccaccagtCAAATGCACCACCAACGGACTCTCGGACAAGGCAGTGCTGCTGAAGCCTGAGACTGTGTCCAGCCACCTCCAAGGGCAAAGCGAGGGGGCCGACTgtgacaggacaacaacccaaagcgGTCCCTTGGCACCCACCTCCATCCCAGATTCTCTGCCCAGGTTCGGGGCCCAGGGAGTGGATGTGATCAGGTCCCTGGCCGGCACCGAGCAGgccagggggggaggagggggtgtcaTCCAGCATGGTTCCCACCACGTGGGTCCACAGGAGAACCCCCCCACCCCGGCTAGAGAGGGCCGCATCCAGGGCGAAAGGCAGCAGTCGGAGCCcccggggagggagagagagacagcctctctccctcgtctcccaCCCTCAGTCAGAGAGGACGACGCAGGGCATCACAGCGACTCCACGGAGACGGCCTCCGACTGTGAGAACGAGAGCCAGGAGGAGGAGCCCCACCTGAGCACATGGCGCCACCACCTGCCCGCTCAGCGCAACGGCAACATCCAGCACCTCCAAAGGCTGTCTCAGAAGGCCCATGGCCAGCCTGTGATCTGCAGTCCCCCTTCACAGCAGAACCAGCAGCCTGTCATCCAGGCCCATGTGTCCAACCAGCACGGCCAGACGGTCATCCAGCCCTGCTTCCCCAACGGCCTGCCCAGCCAGAGTCTCATGCAGCCGGGACAAAATCCGCAGCAGCCTGGACGCACTCCCCACCCAGACCAACAAGCTATCGCTGCGCCACACCCCAAAGCCCAGAGGGGGCACAAAACAGACGCCATCGAAGACTACAAAGCATCTAGCCGTTGCTTGGCTGATGAGGACTGTAGGTTGGGGCTGAATCCCTCTCCCGCCGCTAGCTGCAAGAGGCTCCCTAGTTCAGTCCGGCCTGTGTCTACAGTGGAGGCCAACAACCCTCTGGTCACCCAGCTGCTCCAAGGCAGCCTCCCGCTGGAGAAAGTCCTGCCGCAGACGCACTCGGCTAGCAAGCTGGAGATCAACCGCCTGCCAGAGGGGCTTCAGTCAGGCCCCCAGTCCCAGCTCAGCCGGCAGCAGCAGACCAGGAACCCAGGCACTCGCTTCAGGGGCCCCCCAGAGTCGGGTACGATGGAGTCGCTGGTCCCTGAGTTGTCCTCACAGAACCAGCAGAAGTCCCCTGCTGGCCGAGGAGGCTCCCCTGGAGCAGGCAGGAGCTTTGCGTCCTCTCCCCCAGGCACAGTACCCTCCCGCATGGCCTGCCTGCTGGAGGAGGCCTCCTCTCGGGCCACGGCCATGCAGCAGTATCTCTCCCAGCAGCCAGCTGGTGCCGTTCCCCCCGGGGCCGTGCCCGTCATTACTTCCCTCTCTTCTTCGTCCTCTTCCTCCAGACGCAACTCCCAGGAGTCGGCCGTCATCAGAGAGTCTCCGGAGAGGCACCACAACTTCACCCAGCCGCGGGCCACCCCGGACGCCCCATCGCCCCCGCACAGCAACCTCGGCCTCTCTGACGTGGTCCCCACCGTCAAGATCAACTGGCACCCTTCCAAACCCCACCCCCCACACCAACAGCAGCTTTCGCCCGTGAAGAGCGAGGTCACCTCCCGGCCCTCTTGCCAAACTCTTGCCAAAACCTCCCCCTCTGGCCCCATGGCAGGCGGCGGGCCAGGTGTGGTGGTCACCAAAAAGGAGGCAGTGAACTCTATGGACGGTTACCTGACTggaggagggataggaggaggtgGGGCTATGGAAGGACTGCTGAACATGGAGATGTCCTTAGCCCGCATGGCTAAGAAGGAGGCGCAGAGCAAAGCTCAGTACTCCtcatcttccccctcctccctcccttttcaGCTCTACGGAAAGCTGCCTAAGCAGGGTGGTGTGGCGTCGCCCGGTTTCAGCTACACTGCCAACGTGTCTGTGGTGGACGGCAGCGGCTTCTCGAGGAGCATCGCTGACGGCGTCCTGCAGCTGCGTCAGCGCCACAGCGCTAGCCAGAGCGCCACACTCAGCATTCAGGCGTTCGCCGACAGCGCCGCTGAGGAAGTGGCCCTCAAGTGCTCGTGCCGCCTCAAGGCCATGATCATGTGCCAGGGCTGCGGGGCCTTCTGCCACGACGACTGCATCGGCCCCTCCAAACTGTGTGTCTCCTGTCTGGTGGTCAGATAG